In Myxococcales bacterium, the DNA window CCATGCCCTTCAAGCGCAGGATCTTGTCCCACCGATCCTGGAATTTCCACCGCATGCTCCCACCATGCGACCTCGAAAGTGGGCTCGCAAGGCCTGCGGGACATCTCGCCGAAGCAGTCCGAAGGCCGCGGGATGGCAACGTGCATCCCGCGGCCCTTGTGGCTCTTCTTGAGGACCTCGAGCTCACCCCCCGAGAATGACGCGGGGGTGGCTCTTGGTTTCCTCGGGGTCTTCCTACACGAGCGGCGCGTTGGCTCCACTGGGAGCGAGGGCAGCCTCAAGGCTTCAAGGTGAGCTCGTAGGTGCAGTCGTATCCGATGAGCGAGAAGGTGCCGCCGGCAAGGCCAGCGGACTGGACGAAGCGAGTGTTGGGCAGCGGCGTAGAGAACCTCATCGGCGGGACGCACAACTGAGACGCCGGCATGCTGCCGCCCCACGCCCGACGTACCGCGAATCGCCCGGGTCCGCTCTTCGTGAAGGTGGCCATGACCGGGTAAGGCTGCGGAGAGGGCGGGGGAGTACACGTCATTGCCAGCGAGCCTGCCTGGGGCGCACTGCCGCACGCGCCACGGTATTCGTCGCCTCCTCCCTCTCCCCCGCTGAAAACGGTTCGCGCGTAGGTTCCCTCGAGGAGCGAAGGCCCTCCTTGCATGACACCGTGTTGAGCCGCGTGTTGAACCGGGCAGGTCATGGAGTTGCTGTCGCAGCGCGGCAGGTTGCCGCTCCTGTTGCAGGTCAAGTCCGCCGACGTGCTGACGCATGCGCCCATGGGATCGATGCGCACGATCAAGTTGCCGGCTGCATCGCGCTCCTCATGGAGCGCGGTGGTACACGTTGTTTCGATGGAGTAGCTCCCCGTGCGACAGCACATGTCCACGCTCCCCACGCGGTTCGATGTGTACACCGTGCAGGCCGCGCGCAGCTCGTAGGCCGCGTGGTTCTCCGAGGGCAGAAAAATGGGCTCGGGCGCACATGCGGGGCCGCACGAGAGCGTGCCGCCGCAGCCGTCCGCTAGCCCGCCGCAGGTCTTGCCCTCCACGGCACACGACGTGCGGATGCACTTGTCATGGCATTCGCCGCGGGCGAAGTCCGATACGAGCTGGCCGTCGCCGGAGGCGTGGGCCACGCACGACACGCACTGGCCGTGGTTGTCGTGGGTGCCCTTGCAGGCTGCACGCACCTCGTCCTCGGCAGAGAGCGCCGCGGCCGTCGTGCCGACGGAGGCCGGGGCTGCCGGCGCCTCGGGGGCCGCGGTGCAGCTCGCAGCAGCGAGCGCGACAAGGCCAACGACGAGGGTGGATGAGGCGGCGCCGAGGCGGTGCTGGGTGACTCGCATAAGTCCCGTGCGTGCAACCGACAGGCCACCGGGAAAGCTCCGCAATGACGTCAAGTTACGGAAGGGCCGGCGTGCGAGATGTGCAGCGCCGCGCAGCCCATGCGCATGCCCACGTGCGCGCGAAGCGATCGCTCCGCACCGGCGATCCGGCCGCTGCCGAGAGCGCTGCCCAGTCAAGAATCGGCGCGTCGCGTGATGTTACGTCGCACGGTCACCTCGGCCTTCGAGAGTCGGAGCTGCCGCTCGCCGGTCGCCTCGAAGAACGCTTCGCCTAGACGAACGGCCACGGCCTCGTACGACAAGTAATGTTTCGAGGCGACGTGGGTGTCGTAGACGGCTTCGAGCAGGTGGTCGAGCGCGAGCGGCGAAGGGTCCGCGGCCCACTGGATCACGAGCGGCTCGAGTGGCACGCGCAGGGCGTTCGCCACCCGCAGGACGTCGAGCGGAACGGAAGGCGAATAGAGAGACCACACGACCACTCCGTCTTCACGCGGCCGCTCGAACGTCGGCTCGGGGGCGAGGCGGAGCGGCGTCGCGAGCGCGGCGTCGAGCGCCGTCTGGAAGAACGCTTGGAGCGCCAGCGACTCCTCGTCGGTCCATAGACCCGAGTCGTCCTCTTCGACCGTCGCGTCACCGACGATGTGCTCGATGTCGAGCGCACCGAAAGGGGCATCCCCCGGGCCCGGCGCGCGATCGAGCCAGGAAGCCAGCAGCGACGGAACGAACCACGCGAGCCGACGAGGGTGCACGAAGTCGAAGCCGTGGTATGGCGCGCCGGTCGCGCGGAGGGCCTGGATCGGGATCGCGAGACGGTCCTTTCTGTGCGCTCGGAGAATCGCGTCGAAGTGGTCGTTCCTCTCAAGCTCGTCGCCATCGAACCACGTCGGCGGGCGCGGCTTCGCGAGGTGCTCGGGGAACACCGTGAGCAGTCCCGCGAGGGCGCCCCGCAAGTCGGCCGCGAGCTCGGGTCGTCCGTCGAATCCGATCATGACGCGCAGCTTCTCCGACTCTCCTCGATCGAGGCAACGGAGAACCACGCGAGGAGCGTCGCCCACGGCACGTTCGACGTTGCGGTGTAGAGGAGTCTGCCTTGGACGCGAGCGAGGTGGTGGACGGGAAGCTCGTTGGACCGCGGGACCGTGGCGCCCAGAGGAGCGTCGTCTGAGCGTCTCGCACGGAGGTACTTGGCGCCAACGTCGGTCGGATCGTCACCGCGTGAGCGCGCTCGAGGCCGCGCGGCCGGACCTCGAGGTGGCGTGGGTCTCCCTGCGCCACCCGGACGCGCGCGACTCGTTCGCGATGCTCTTCGGCCCGGGGCGTCTGTCGGTGTGCAGTTCGACGTCGACCTCGGGTAGGTCGTCGTGTGGGCGCTCGAAGGCGAGCCGCGGTGGGGCGAGCACGGGGACTGGTGGGCGGGCCTCGACGCGCAGGTGGGCACGGCGCCCGAGCACCTCCTCGTGCGGGTGGCGGGGTAGAGGTCGTGGGGTCGGCTCCCGGAGCTCGAAGGCCGTGACTAGGGCCTAAGGCGTGACGGAGGGCGATCTCGAATCCTTTCGGGGCTTGGCGCCAACGTCGGTCGGATCTCTCCCAGATCTCTCCCACCGCTACTCGTCGACGTCCACGACGCGGGAGAGGGCGAGCCTCACGTGGCGCGCGTCCTCGTGGAGCTCCGCGAGCCGATGGAGCCGAGCCCACGTGTCCTTCGCGACGGGCACGGTGGCCCCGTCCTCGTCGAGACCGTCGGCGAGCTCGTGGGCCGCCCGCACGACGGCGCGGGAAACGAGCGCGGGTGCGCCATCGAGGGTGCGGACGAGCGCGACGATGGCGAGCTCGGCGGCTGCCGCGCGATCGTCCGAGTCCGCCATCGCGAAGTGCGAGAGGGCCGACAACGCCTCGACGCGCTCGGCGTCCGTGAGCGCCCCGCCGAGGTCGCGAAGGCAGGCGTGCACGCCCTCGGACACCCCGTCGCTGGGCGCCTCGCCCCGCGAGCTGCGACCGTCCGCGTAGGTGAAGAGCGCGCTCTGCGGGTCGTAGACGATGAAACCGTGGTCGACCGCGAGCCTCGTGATCGTGGCGAGTGAGGCCTCGAGGCGGCTCGCCGTGAGCGCGATCCCGACCCGCCCGAGGTCGTCCGCGATCGGCGCGACCGAGAACGCCTCGCCGGGCAGCGTGTCCACGACGGCCGCGGCGAACGCGCGGGCCTTCGCGAGGCGCGCGCGCGACGTCCTCGGGGGCTCGTCCATGGCGCGGTGAGCCGCCTCCGTGTCTCGGATCGTCGGCGCGTGCCATGCGAGGAGGTCGTAGCTCATGGCCGAGCTTCGCACGGAAGCGTGCGGCACGTGGACCCGACCGACGTTGGCTCCAAGTGCCCGAAAGTACCGCGCTGGCACTTCCAGCCCGAGAAGTGGGCGGCCATCCACGCGCACGACCTAGCCCTGGCGTGTCCAACCCGTCGTCGCATCGGTCCGGGGCCACCCACCTCGTCGCGCGGCGAGAACATCCGACCCACGTTGGCGCCACGTGCGCGAACGTACGCGCGCACCTCTCCCGAACCGGCCCGGGCCTCGAACCGCTACCGAGTCTCCGCGGCCACCGCCCAGAGGTCGCGTGGAACGACCAGGAGCTCGAGCGCGTCCTTCGCCGACACGCTCTCCCGGCGTGGCCCGAACGTGGTCGCCGAGAGGAGCGTCGTCTGGGCCCCTTGCACGGAGGAGTCGTACCTGTACGCGTCGAGCTCCGGCTTCACCGACGGGTCTAAGGCCTCGATCATGTCCAAGAAGAAGTCGCGCTCGGTCGGGGTCAGGTCGTCGGGCCCCATGCCGAGGACGGCGGCGCGGTCGACGATGCCCGGCCGCGGGCTCTTCGCCGCGATCGCGTCGAACTTCTTCCGCAATCGGATGACGGCTGCTTCGATGTCCGCCGCGGTGACGCTCGCCGCGTGCGCCGTTCGGCCGGTGGCGATCGCGAAGAGGGCGCGTTCGGCCATGTCTCCGGTGGCAGCCTCGGTCGCGGACACCTGGCCCTCCTTGGCGCGGAGGACGAGGCGCGCGACGGCGTCGTCGACCCAGAGGGTGAGGGTCGAGACCGCGACGTTCTCCTTCGGGTTCGTGACCCGACGGAGAATGAAGTGCCGAACCGCGAACGAATACCCCGGGAGCTCCCGCGCCTCGGTCACGCTCACCGTGCCGCGTTGGTCGCGGTCCGCCTCGCGAATTGCCGCCTTGAGCTCGACCGCGGTGGCCGCGAGTGCGCCGGTTCGCGCGCTTGTCGAGGAGGGCGTGCCCGAGGTCGGCGGATCGGGCTCGTCGTTCCGACAGCCCGGCGTACTGGTGGCGAGCACGAGGCTCGTGAGGCACGGGAGAATGAACGGTTGGGAAAAGGGGAAGCGCATGAGGGTCTCTTGGGGGGATCAGGGCGCCCCGGGGCTCACGGCGCGTGGGCACGTGACGCGGAACCATGCGCGCCCGGGGAAGACGCCCGCAACCACGTTGGCGTCGTAGCTCGCTACGCAGTCCGACTGGGCGAACTTGCCGAGGTCGGGGCGCTCGAAGACCACTTGGATCCCCGTTTGGGGCGCGTTCTCTTGGCGGAAGATGCCAGAAACACGCACGGTGCCCGAGCGCTCGCGGGTCGCTTCGGCGCTGATGCGGAAGGAGCCGTCCGCCTCCGGGAGCACCGAGCAGCTCACGCCGACACGGTCTCCGCCTTCGGTCTCTCCGTCCCTCACCGGGCGGTGAAAGTTGGTCCCTGCGGTGCTCGCGTAGGAGCCAATGGTGAGCCACGATTGTTCGGCGACCGCGCAGACGGTGGGGCCGTTCGCGCCGGCCGCGATGCGCGACTCGACGATGACCTGAGGGGTCGCGGGGCGGCCCGCGTCGCCAGTCGTCATGACGCAGTTCTCGAAGCGGACGATCGCCTCGGTCTCGCACGTCCGTTCGCGGGCCGCGGCGTCGCTTGGCGACGTATCGGGCCCCGAGCCGTCGGTCGCGTCGGGGACGGAAGAGTCGCGCGAGGTGGTGGCCGCGTCGGGCAAGGGGGCTGGACCTCCGCTGTCGCTCGCGCCACCGTCGGGCTCGGCAGCGATCGTGCCGCACGCGGCCACGGCGAGGCAGGCGAAGGCGAAAGCAGAGGAAGTCAGGGTGCGAAAGCTCATCTCCGAACCTTACGAGCGAGCTTAGCGACGTTCACGAGGAATCTTTGGAACGCGTGACCTTTGGACGCGGGGTGTGTCGGTCCGAGCGCCACGCATCTCATTAGTCCGCGACCCCCGCCCCCGTCTTTCTCGAGTCCGGAACAGCGGCGCGGTCAGTCGCAGATCGAGCCGCAAGGGGTGTTCGCACACCCGTTGGTTATGCAGTAGTAACGACCCGCGCACTCGATGCAGGTACGCTTAGCAGCGTCGCTGGGAGGTGCGGGCTCCGATGACCGCGGCATGATGACCACGGTGGGGAAGAAGTCCTCGCGACGCAGGCGCTCGCCGGGCCGAAATTGGGGGGGCGCATAGATCGCGACCGCGCCGTTGGATCGGACCTCGTAGATGTGATTGTCAACCTGCAACTCAGCAGGCCGCGTGGTGTCTGCAACGAAGACGTGAATGATGGTCTCATCGAAGATCTGTACCGCAATTCCAGTCATACCTCGCTCCTCTCACAATGACGTCCGTCAAACGGCGGACCGTTGAACGGTGGACCGTTGAACGGTAGAGGTCGTGGGACGGTCCTGGCAATCACAATGTACACGCTGTACTAACTCCGCGTAGACGCGCGGGGCCGTTGAGGAAGGGTGGCTCGGGCCCGGGTTTTGTGAGTCACTCCTCGCGATAGGTCGAGCCATCGCGGCGAAGCCCCCCCCGGAGCATTGTGTGCTTCACCCGCTTGGCGAAGAAGGCCGTCGCTTTTTTTAGGATATCGCGCTCCATCTCGAGGCGTTTCACCCGCTTTCGCAGCTCCTTGAGCTCGTCGCGCTCCGTCGCGCTGAGCGCCTCCTCGGGGGGTCGGCGCTGCTGCGTCCTCGGCACGCTTCAGCCACTCACGGAGCGCCGTCTCGGTGAGGTCGAGGTCCTTCGCTACCTCACCCGCGCTGCGGTCTCCGACCTGGCAGAGACGCACCGCGTCCGCCTTGAATTCTGCAGCAAACGATCGCCTCGCTCGTCGTGCTTTCTGTTTCGCCATCGGAACACTCCTTGCGCATTCTCGCGCACTTTTCGTGTCCACGAAACCGGGGGAACTTCAGGATCGAGCGTCGCCATGTCGACCGTCACGCGCATCGTCCTTCGACGCGCGACGGGGCCGATCTTCAGCTCGAAACCTACCCCTGCGGCTCGACCTTCTTCGTCTTCCCCTTCCCCCTCTTCTTCACCGGCGCCTGCACGACACTCCGCCCCGAGAACAGCGCCTCGTACGCGCCGGGGTCGTCGAGCAGAGCGGCTTTCGCGCGGAGCTTGAAGCGGCCGTACGCCTTGGAGGCCCCGGGGGCGAGCGCGTCGCGCGCGGCGCGTGCTTTGGTGTAGCGCGTCTCGGGGGTGGTCACCGCGTCGAGCAGCTTCTGCACCGCCGCCGCGTTCTTCTGCACTTTGGCCGCGAGCGCCTTTACGGCCGCGGGTGGGTTCTTCTTCGCGAGCGCCGCGAGGAGCGTCTGCACCTCGTCGACCTCGGTCTTGTAGGCGAGCTCTTTCAGGGCGGAAGGCGTGTACTTGGAGAAGCCCGCGAATGGGCTCGTGCGTTTGCCGAGCTTGGCTCCGACCATGCCGTCGGCGAGGTCGTCGATGCTGACGTCGAGCGTGGCGTCGGCTTCTCCCACTTTGA includes these proteins:
- a CDS encoding transposase, translated to MAKQKARRARRSFAAEFKADAVRLCQVGDRSAGEVAKDLDLTETALREWLKRAEDAAAPTPRGGAQRDGARRAQGAAKAGETPRDGARYPKKSDGLLRQAGEAHNAPGGASPRWLDLSRGVTHKTRARATLPQRPRASTRS